The following are encoded together in the Serratia odorifera genome:
- a CDS encoding phage portal protein has translation MSRKNQKYQAREQQQSATVETSAVESFSFGDPVAVTDRNMLLDLMECADNGVWFEPPISPYGVAKMFDSTAYHQSPLIFKRNVIASCYIPHPLLSRQEMSAWVLDYLVFGNNYMEVRRNMLGEPIALKHAQAKYTRRGSDLRKDQYWFITRRDADYPFKPGSICQIKNPSIHQEIYGAPEYMASLQSAMLNNEATIFRRNYYINGSHAGVIVYLTDPIANNKDVESLKKSLKDARGGGAFKNLFVYAAGGKKDGLQIMPFSQIAAKDEFTGIKDATRDDMLAAHRVPPQLMGVMPGNAGGFGDVEKAARVFSINELTPIQESLKELNDWLGIEVIRFNLYALAAPATPAA, from the coding sequence GTGAGCCGCAAAAATCAGAAATACCAGGCCAGAGAACAACAGCAGTCTGCCACCGTGGAAACCAGCGCTGTCGAATCATTCAGCTTTGGCGACCCGGTAGCCGTCACCGATCGCAACATGTTGCTTGACCTCATGGAGTGCGCAGATAACGGGGTTTGGTTTGAGCCACCGATCAGCCCTTACGGTGTGGCAAAGATGTTTGATTCAACCGCTTACCACCAGTCACCGCTTATCTTTAAACGCAACGTGATCGCGTCCTGCTACATCCCTCACCCGCTGCTGAGCAGGCAGGAAATGAGCGCCTGGGTGCTGGATTATCTGGTGTTTGGCAACAACTACATGGAAGTACGCCGCAACATGCTGGGCGAGCCTATCGCGCTGAAACACGCCCAGGCTAAATACACCCGGCGCGGCAGCGATCTGAGGAAAGATCAATACTGGTTTATCACCCGCCGCGATGCGGATTACCCTTTCAAACCGGGCAGTATCTGCCAGATAAAAAACCCCAGTATTCACCAGGAGATCTACGGCGCGCCTGAATATATGGCCTCACTACAAAGCGCCATGCTCAACAATGAAGCAACCATATTCCGCCGTAACTACTACATTAACGGCAGTCATGCCGGGGTCATTGTTTATCTGACCGATCCGATTGCCAACAACAAAGACGTTGAGAGCCTGAAAAAGTCATTGAAAGATGCGCGCGGCGGCGGCGCATTTAAAAACTTGTTTGTTTACGCTGCGGGTGGGAAGAAAGACGGCTTGCAGATTATGCCGTTCAGCCAGATAGCAGCGAAGGACGAGTTTACCGGCATCAAAGACGCCACCCGCGATGATATGCTTGCCGCACATCGCGTCCCGCCCCAACTCATGGGGGTAATGCCTGGTAATGCTGGCGGCTTCGGTGATGTTGAGAAGGCGGCGCGGGTGTTCTCCATCAACGAGCTGACGCCGATACAAGAGAGCCTGAAAGAGCTGAATGACTGGCTGGGGATCGAAGTGATCCGGTTCAACCTCTACGCCCTCGCAGCACCGGCAACGCCAGCCGCCTGA
- a CDS encoding DNA adenine methylase yields MSYLGSKGGSGVYQKIIAEMPPHDTYIETHLGSGAVMFHKPPALRNYGADLDDTARIQTLQRWKDKGLQPPRLDFFHGDAVYFLEGLKSLGVLDGVTGFNKLGRVLVYCDPPYMPETRTSRARYRHEYTVADHERLLACLMSLPENVSVILSGYPSQLYDEVLTGWRSMEFQAMTRGGVRTEKIWMNYPEGRAYSHAFAGKDYNDRSRIKRKVERWRAKYAALPSAERLAIMVALNEVDTGIL; encoded by the coding sequence ATGAGTTATTTAGGGAGCAAAGGCGGTAGTGGCGTCTATCAAAAAATCATTGCCGAGATGCCGCCGCATGATACTTACATTGAAACCCACTTGGGCAGCGGGGCGGTGATGTTTCATAAACCACCCGCGTTGCGCAATTACGGCGCTGATCTGGATGACACTGCGCGCATACAGACGTTGCAGCGCTGGAAAGACAAAGGATTGCAGCCCCCGCGCCTTGATTTTTTCCATGGTGATGCCGTCTATTTTCTGGAGGGCTTGAAATCGCTCGGTGTGCTGGATGGCGTGACCGGCTTTAACAAGCTCGGGCGGGTGCTGGTTTATTGTGATCCGCCCTATATGCCTGAGACGCGCACCAGTCGCGCCCGCTACCGTCATGAATATACCGTTGCCGATCATGAGCGCCTGTTAGCCTGCCTCATGAGCCTGCCGGAAAACGTCAGCGTGATCCTGTCTGGCTACCCGTCGCAGCTTTATGACGAAGTGTTAACGGGCTGGCGCAGCATGGAGTTTCAGGCCATGACGCGTGGCGGTGTGCGAACAGAAAAAATCTGGATGAACTACCCGGAAGGCCGCGCGTATTCTCACGCGTTTGCCGGAAAAGATTACAACGATCGCAGCCGCATTAAGCGAAAAGTTGAGCGCTGGCGCGCAAAATATGCGGCTTTGCCGTCTGCTGAACGCCTGGCTATTATGGTTGCACTAAATGAAGTTGATACGGGGATTCTATGA